In Zunongwangia profunda SM-A87, the following proteins share a genomic window:
- a CDS encoding TonB-dependent receptor — protein sequence MNKFLVLIAFLLTSIVNAQETTGSIAGKLTDREMNGEPLPFANVTIKGTSKGTTSDYDGLYVLDKIEPGTYTVVFSFVGYETLEIPNVKVVADKVTEINTGLGASAATLDEVVITTVSRRDSEVALLLEQKGAIEMIENISAQELARKGVGDAQGALTKMAGVSKQEGVKNVFVRGLGDRYNSTTLNGLPLPSEDPEYKNVALDFFDSNIINSVGINKTFQSSLYGDFAGANINIISKELYGKETIKVGFGSGFNNRAVNEDFETVDGTSWFGYGLSSDSPITSLDTYSFENSMGSNNQNSQINTNGNFQLGKKFDIGDNNLKTLLIGSFDSKYSYNEGNTKEINAQGLPLRDLDFQKYQYNVSQILMANLDYGFGENNLSFNSLYIHNNTQSVGNYFGQSANISEETDDSAYIKRQQVNDNTVFVNQLLSEFALTDRISLQASIGYNMTRANEPDRRQNTFVYNQTNDNYRVAVGTPGYNLRFFSDLEENEIVGHLNAAYAFGAADSKEQQKGIINVGYDYRNTDRRFNFLQFNHDFGSPVNVNPNNPDLVFNQENLSNGTFRLVTNSGFGDDFNPLDPFFYEGEKDIHAGFTNAFYKFNEAFTLNAGLRVEHIDQYVNWDTNLSSSENNQNTDPSTIENTYFLPSFTAKYNFNENSILRLTGSKTYTFPQFKEVAPFLYEDVNFSSFGNPNLEASDNYNLDMKYEFYFGGNQIISLTGFYKKIKNPINRVQVNSAANQLSYINSGAEADVAGAELEVRKTVFNIESGESKKHELAFGLNTSYLYSRQDLSNRSTNFTNSEDELEGASPWVLNTDLTYNYDSNKFNLMSSVVLNYFSDRIYSLGVQQQGNIVETGIPTLDFIATGTISKHWGINAKIKNILDPEFKLTQDDINGGTNTINNFKKGTVFSVGLSYSL from the coding sequence ATGAATAAATTTTTAGTACTAATTGCATTTTTACTTACTAGTATAGTAAATGCACAAGAAACAACAGGTTCTATCGCGGGGAAACTTACCGATCGCGAGATGAACGGCGAACCACTACCGTTTGCCAACGTAACTATTAAAGGAACTTCTAAAGGAACAACATCAGACTATGACGGTCTTTATGTACTGGACAAAATTGAGCCGGGTACCTATACCGTGGTCTTTAGTTTTGTTGGTTACGAAACCTTGGAAATACCAAATGTAAAGGTGGTTGCCGATAAAGTTACCGAAATTAATACAGGTCTTGGCGCCAGCGCCGCTACTTTAGATGAAGTCGTAATCACAACAGTATCCAGAAGGGATAGTGAAGTTGCATTGTTGCTAGAGCAAAAGGGAGCTATAGAAATGATTGAAAATATTAGTGCCCAAGAGCTAGCAAGAAAAGGCGTAGGTGATGCACAAGGTGCACTTACTAAAATGGCTGGTGTTAGCAAACAAGAGGGAGTTAAGAATGTTTTTGTTAGAGGTCTTGGTGATCGTTATAACTCTACTACGCTTAACGGCTTACCATTACCTTCTGAAGACCCGGAATACAAAAACGTGGCACTGGATTTTTTTGACAGTAACATTATCAATAGTGTTGGAATTAATAAAACTTTTCAAAGTTCTCTTTATGGAGATTTTGCAGGTGCTAACATTAATATTATTTCCAAAGAATTATACGGCAAAGAAACTATAAAGGTTGGTTTCGGTTCTGGATTTAACAATAGAGCTGTAAACGAAGATTTCGAAACTGTGGACGGAACTTCCTGGTTTGGTTATGGCTTATCTTCAGATAGCCCTATAACTAGCTTAGATACTTACAGTTTTGAAAATTCTATGGGATCTAACAATCAAAATTCTCAGATCAACACCAATGGTAATTTCCAACTTGGGAAAAAATTCGATATTGGAGATAACAACCTAAAAACCTTACTAATAGGATCTTTCGATAGTAAATACAGCTATAATGAAGGAAACACAAAAGAGATCAACGCTCAGGGACTTCCCCTTAGAGATCTTGATTTTCAAAAATACCAATATAATGTATCTCAAATATTAATGGCGAATTTAGACTATGGTTTTGGCGAAAATAATCTAAGCTTCAATTCTTTATACATTCATAATAACACTCAGAGCGTTGGGAATTATTTTGGGCAATCTGCAAATATATCTGAGGAAACAGACGACTCTGCTTATATAAAAAGACAGCAGGTTAACGACAATACCGTATTTGTTAATCAGCTTTTAAGTGAATTTGCCTTAACAGACAGGATTAGTTTACAAGCCAGCATAGGTTACAATATGACAAGAGCAAATGAGCCCGATCGTAGACAAAACACTTTTGTATATAATCAAACTAATGACAATTACCGTGTGGCGGTAGGTACACCTGGATACAATTTACGTTTCTTCTCTGATCTTGAAGAAAACGAAATTGTAGGCCATTTAAATGCAGCTTATGCTTTTGGAGCTGCGGATAGTAAAGAGCAGCAAAAAGGGATTATTAATGTAGGTTATGACTATCGAAATACAGATAGAAGATTTAACTTTTTACAATTTAATCATGATTTTGGCTCTCCGGTTAATGTAAATCCTAATAATCCAGATCTAGTTTTTAACCAGGAAAATTTATCTAATGGAACTTTTAGATTAGTAACCAATAGTGGTTTTGGTGATGATTTTAATCCACTCGACCCATTTTTCTATGAAGGAGAAAAAGATATCCATGCCGGTTTCACAAATGCTTTCTATAAATTTAATGAAGCATTTACCTTAAATGCAGGCCTACGTGTAGAACATATCGATCAGTATGTAAACTGGGACACCAACCTATCTAGCAGTGAAAATAATCAAAACACAGATCCTTCTACGATAGAAAACACCTATTTCCTACCAAGTTTTACGGCAAAATATAACTTTAACGAAAATAGCATTTTAAGACTAACAGGTAGCAAAACCTATACTTTTCCGCAATTTAAAGAAGTTGCTCCATTTCTTTATGAAGATGTAAACTTCTCAAGTTTTGGTAACCCAAATTTAGAAGCTTCTGACAACTACAACTTGGATATGAAATATGAATTTTACTTCGGTGGTAATCAAATCATATCTTTAACCGGATTTTACAAAAAAATTAAAAATCCTATAAACAGGGTACAGGTAAACTCGGCTGCTAACCAACTTTCTTACATCAATTCTGGAGCTGAAGCAGATGTTGCCGGAGCAGAATTAGAAGTTCGTAAAACGGTCTTTAACATTGAATCTGGCGAAAGCAAAAAACATGAGTTAGCCTTTGGTTTAAACACCTCGTATTTATATTCAAGACAAGATTTATCAAACAGAAGTACAAACTTTACTAATAGCGAAGATGAATTGGAAGGCGCATCTCCATGGGTTCTTAATACAGATCTAACTTATAATTACGATAGCAATAAATTTAATTTGATGTCTTCTGTTGTTCTAAACTACTTCAGTGATCGTATTTATTCCTTAGGTGTGCAGCAACAAGGAAACATTGTAGAAACCGGAATTCCTACATTAGATTTTATTGCTACAGGCACTATTTCGAAACACTGGGGAATAAACGCTAAAATAAAGAACATTTTAGATCCCGAATTCAAATTGACTCAGGATGATATAAACGGAGGCACTAATACAATCAATAATTTTAAAAAAGGGACTGTATTCTCCGTAGGACTTAGTTACAGCTTATAA
- a CDS encoding response regulator transcription factor — translation MKKKDIRILLVDDEPDILEIVGYNLSAEGYQVITADNGAEAVKVAKKKSPHLIILDVMMPGMDGIEACEQMRKIPELEDTIITFLTARGEDYSQMAGFDAGADDYITKPIKPKVLVSKVKALLRRFRDEETGSNIVKVGEIVINRDEYKVVKNKEEMILPRKEFELLSLLASKPGKVFKREDILDKVWGNEVVVGGRTIDVHIRKLREKIGDDSFKTVKGVGYKFVV, via the coding sequence ATGAAGAAAAAAGACATCAGAATCCTTCTGGTAGATGACGAACCAGATATCCTGGAGATCGTAGGCTACAATCTTTCTGCAGAAGGTTATCAGGTAATCACTGCTGATAATGGCGCAGAGGCGGTAAAGGTGGCGAAGAAAAAATCACCACATTTAATTATACTGGATGTGATGATGCCAGGTATGGATGGGATAGAAGCCTGTGAGCAAATGCGAAAAATACCAGAGTTAGAAGATACCATTATTACTTTTTTAACCGCCAGAGGAGAAGATTACTCACAAATGGCAGGTTTTGATGCCGGTGCAGATGATTATATTACCAAGCCTATAAAGCCAAAAGTTTTAGTAAGTAAGGTAAAAGCATTACTTAGAAGGTTTAGGGATGAAGAAACAGGCTCTAATATTGTAAAGGTAGGAGAGATTGTTATTAATAGAGATGAATATAAAGTAGTGAAGAATAAAGAGGAGATGATTTTGCCTCGTAAAGAATTTGAATTACTTTCACTATTAGCCTCTAAGCCAGGAAAGGTATTTAAAAGAGAGGATATTCTTGATAAAGTTTGGGGTAACGAAGTTGTTGTTGGCGGGCGTACTATAGATGTACATATTCGTAAATTAAGAGAAAAAATAGGTGACGACAGCTTTAAAACCGTAAAAGGAGTTGGTTATAAGTTTGTAGTTTAA
- a CDS encoding sensor histidine kinase produces MAKKFKKSYTFAIKTSLYLTLFLSGLWTAFSYFSGNFHWWALMGFALVCYTFSFFITQYRVENFIYKRIKKIYDDVSLLDSSTLNPNQVTTDMASLTREVEKFAEHKKLEIETLKVRENYRKEFMGNVSHELKTPLFTVQGYILTLLDGAMKDKSVRKKYLQRASKGVERLIYIVKDLDMITKLETGDLHLYIEDFDIVELIQNTFDLLEMKAAKKNITLTFDMDYQEAIWVRADEERIQQVITNLVVNSIKYGKEGGTTEISIENLIKNKVIVRVTDNGEGIAKTNIPRLFERFYRVDKSGSRKEGGSGLGLSIVKHIIEAHSEKIYVESVFGVGSEFSFTLEKSKEIPKRVLETEIAEA; encoded by the coding sequence ATGGCGAAAAAATTTAAGAAGTCCTACACATTTGCAATAAAGACCTCTTTATATCTAACCTTGTTTTTAAGCGGTCTATGGACTGCTTTTTCTTATTTTTCCGGGAACTTTCATTGGTGGGCACTGATGGGATTTGCATTGGTTTGCTACACGTTTTCCTTTTTTATTACACAATATCGGGTAGAGAATTTTATCTATAAAAGGATTAAGAAAATTTACGACGATGTTTCCTTATTAGACTCTTCTACCCTAAACCCTAATCAGGTTACAACAGATATGGCTTCACTTACCAGAGAGGTAGAGAAATTTGCTGAACATAAAAAACTTGAGATCGAGACTTTAAAGGTGCGCGAGAATTACCGTAAAGAATTTATGGGAAATGTTTCGCACGAGTTAAAGACACCACTGTTTACCGTACAGGGATATATTTTAACTTTATTGGACGGGGCGATGAAAGATAAAAGCGTTCGTAAAAAATATCTGCAACGCGCCAGTAAAGGAGTAGAGCGCCTTATCTATATCGTAAAAGATCTGGATATGATCACCAAATTAGAAACAGGTGATTTACATCTTTATATCGAAGATTTTGATATTGTTGAATTAATTCAAAACACCTTTGATCTATTAGAGATGAAAGCAGCTAAAAAGAATATAACCCTTACGTTTGATATGGATTATCAGGAAGCGATCTGGGTAAGAGCGGATGAGGAAAGAATTCAGCAGGTTATTACAAACCTGGTAGTCAATTCCATTAAGTACGGCAAAGAAGGCGGTACTACAGAGATTAGTATAGAAAATCTAATTAAAAACAAAGTGATTGTTAGGGTTACCGATAACGGTGAAGGAATCGCTAAAACTAATATTCCGCGTTTATTTGAACGTTTTTATCGTGTAGATAAAAGTGGTTCCCGAAAAGAAGGGGGCTCCGGTTTAGGTTTATCAATTGTTAAGCACATCATAGAGGCCCATAGTGAAAAAATCTATGTAGAAAGTGTATTTGGGGTGGGGAGTGAATTTTCATTTACGCTAGAAAAGAGTAAAGAGATCCCTAAAAGGGTACTCGAAACTGAAATTGCTGAAGCCTGA
- a CDS encoding glycosyltransferase, with protein MQKKRILVAALNWGLGHATRCIPIIKALLKNDYEPVLASDGDALRLLKKEFPHIICLELPSYNIKYTEDPGNLKWKLLFDSPRILNVIKAEKKMTQGIIRDYQISGIISDNRWGVRNKQLRCVFITHQLQVLSGNTTYFSSKIQQKYIEKFDECWVPDLPGSKNLSGILGHLKTENSAIKYIGPLSRIEKRSLPIVYDYLIILSGPEPQRSFLEKRLLDAFKDTEHRILFIRGVFSVEEMSLKNTNINIRNHLYGAFLQQAMNSCKYVIARSGYTTIMDLYKIEAKAFFIPTPGQFEQEYLAERLEKLGIAPHCKQENFSLEKLENLEDFSGFSNFSFEYPFRDLFTLF; from the coding sequence ATGCAAAAAAAACGAATTTTAGTTGCGGCCTTAAATTGGGGACTGGGACATGCTACCAGATGCATACCCATTATAAAAGCACTGCTAAAAAACGATTACGAACCTGTTTTAGCTTCTGATGGTGATGCCTTACGACTTTTAAAAAAAGAATTCCCACATATTATTTGTCTGGAATTACCATCATATAATATAAAATATACCGAAGATCCCGGAAACTTAAAATGGAAATTACTTTTTGACAGCCCACGTATTTTAAATGTCATTAAAGCTGAAAAAAAAATGACACAGGGTATTATTCGGGATTATCAAATTTCGGGAATCATTTCAGATAATCGCTGGGGAGTAAGAAATAAGCAATTAAGATGTGTATTTATCACTCATCAACTTCAGGTCCTTTCAGGAAACACCACCTACTTCAGTAGCAAAATTCAGCAAAAATATATTGAAAAATTTGACGAATGCTGGGTACCTGACCTACCAGGCAGTAAAAATCTAAGCGGTATATTGGGACACCTAAAAACAGAGAATTCCGCCATAAAATATATAGGCCCTTTAAGCAGAATCGAAAAACGCTCTTTACCCATAGTTTATGATTACCTGATTATTCTATCCGGTCCCGAGCCGCAGCGAAGCTTTTTAGAAAAGCGTCTACTGGATGCTTTTAAAGATACCGAACACAGGATTTTATTTATAAGAGGTGTTTTTTCCGTGGAAGAAATGAGCTTGAAAAACACCAATATCAATATTAGAAACCATCTTTATGGAGCATTTTTGCAACAAGCCATGAATAGTTGTAAATACGTTATAGCAAGATCCGGCTACACCACGATTATGGATCTTTATAAGATTGAAGCGAAAGCTTTTTTTATACCAACCCCGGGACAGTTTGAACAGGAATATCTGGCTGAGCGTTTGGAAAAACTTGGTATTGCCCCGCATTGTAAACAAGAAAACTTCTCTTTAGAGAAATTGGAAAATTTAGAGGATTTTTCAGGCTTCAGCAATTTCAGTTTCGAGTACCCTTTTAGGGATCTCTTTACTCTTTTCTAG
- the trmB gene encoding tRNA (guanosine(46)-N7)-methyltransferase TrmB, producing MGSKNKLKRFKENETFSNVIQPTREMLTEADFQYKGKWNADFFKNDQPIILELGCGKGEYSVGLAQAFPEKNFIGIDIKGARFWRGAKTALEEGLDNVGFLRTQIELIDYAFAENEVSEIWITFPDPQIKYKRTKHRLTNTGFLQKYKKILKPDGVVNLKTDSEFMHGYTLGLLHGAGHEVMYANHHVYKNEGAPKEVTRIQTFYEKQYLEKGKPITYIKFRIK from the coding sequence GTGGGAAGTAAGAATAAATTAAAACGTTTTAAAGAGAACGAAACATTTTCAAATGTCATTCAGCCAACAAGGGAGATGCTTACCGAGGCCGACTTTCAATATAAGGGAAAATGGAATGCTGATTTTTTTAAAAATGATCAGCCAATTATTTTAGAATTAGGATGCGGTAAGGGCGAATATAGTGTTGGATTGGCGCAGGCTTTTCCAGAAAAGAATTTTATCGGAATCGATATTAAAGGGGCTCGTTTTTGGCGCGGAGCTAAAACAGCTTTAGAAGAAGGATTGGATAATGTGGGGTTTTTAAGAACGCAAATCGAACTTATCGATTATGCTTTTGCTGAAAATGAGGTTAGTGAAATTTGGATTACATTTCCGGATCCGCAGATTAAATATAAACGAACCAAACACCGCTTAACAAACACCGGTTTTTTACAGAAGTATAAAAAGATACTGAAACCCGATGGGGTGGTAAATCTAAAAACCGATAGTGAATTTATGCATGGTTACACTTTAGGCCTGTTACATGGTGCAGGGCACGAAGTTATGTATGCTAACCACCATGTCTATAAAAATGAAGGGGCTCCAAAAGAGGTGACCAGGATACAAACTTTCTACGAAAAACAGTATCTTGAGAAGGGAAAACCAATTACTTATATTAAATTTAGAATAAAATAA
- a CDS encoding LysE family translocator, protein MEEAKIFLIVYFAALFGVLPPGLVNMTVAKTCIERGKKNGMLVAIGASVVILLQAFIAVLLAKYIFEHEFVRRIMLRAALVIFSILGVYFFVQAKKKKGMPAHSKKKENSSLYKGMIIAALNIFPIPYFCAIAGAFNVGVGVSYNWFKIIAFAVAASLGSFTSLYLYVLSFIKIEKKAERFAKYSNYFMAGLMAVLVVITIIRIYNS, encoded by the coding sequence TTGGAAGAAGCAAAAATTTTTCTCATTGTTTATTTCGCGGCGCTTTTTGGAGTTTTGCCGCCTGGTTTGGTGAATATGACTGTCGCTAAAACCTGTATTGAACGTGGTAAGAAAAATGGGATGCTTGTAGCTATAGGAGCTTCGGTAGTAATTCTTCTTCAGGCCTTTATTGCCGTTTTATTAGCCAAGTATATTTTTGAGCACGAATTCGTGAGAAGGATTATGCTGAGGGCTGCTTTGGTTATATTCAGTATTTTAGGAGTGTATTTCTTTGTTCAGGCTAAAAAGAAAAAAGGTATGCCTGCACATTCCAAGAAAAAGGAAAATAGTAGTTTATATAAGGGGATGATTATAGCTGCATTAAATATTTTTCCCATCCCTTATTTTTGTGCTATTGCCGGTGCTTTTAACGTAGGGGTTGGCGTTAGTTATAACTGGTTTAAAATTATTGCCTTTGCAGTCGCAGCGTCGCTTGGTAGTTTTACCAGTTTGTATCTGTATGTACTTTCCTTTATTAAGATTGAAAAAAAGGCAGAGCGATTCGCGAAATATTCTAACTACTTTATGGCAGGTTTAATGGCGGTGCTTGTCGTTATTACCATTATTAGAATATACAATTCATGA
- a CDS encoding MGMT family protein has translation MSTVDKSGFFEKVYKVAAQIPEGRVTSYGAIAKYLGAAKSARMVGWAMNASKNREDVPAHRVVNRNGMLTGKSHFGGSNAMQQLLEAEGVKIREMKVLDFDSVFWDPMTQLEEPY, from the coding sequence ATGAGTACGGTAGATAAATCTGGTTTTTTTGAAAAAGTATATAAGGTAGCCGCGCAAATTCCTGAAGGCCGAGTAACTTCTTACGGTGCTATTGCCAAATATCTTGGTGCCGCAAAAAGTGCCAGAATGGTAGGTTGGGCCATGAATGCTTCTAAAAACAGGGAAGATGTTCCTGCGCATCGGGTAGTCAACCGAAATGGTATGCTTACCGGTAAAAGTCATTTTGGGGGTTCTAATGCCATGCAACAATTGCTGGAGGCTGAGGGTGTGAAGATAAGGGAGATGAAAGTCCTTGATTTTGATTCTGTTTTTTGGGACCCAATGACCCAATTGGAGGAGCCGTATTAA
- a CDS encoding Mrp/NBP35 family ATP-binding protein has protein sequence MKLDRKEIIRALESISVAGEGKNMVEGGALQNVMTFGDEVIVDLVLSSPALHIKKRAEVDVMKAIHEKVYEKAKIKVNIKVEAPATEKKAPEIKGKPIPGIKNIIAVASGKGGVGKSTVTANLAVTLSKMGFKVGVLDADIYGPSVPIMFDVAAERPLSVNVDGKSKMKPVENYGVKILSIGFFTKPNQAVIWRGPMAAKALNQMIFDAAWGALDFLLVDLPPGTGDIHLSIMQSLPITGAVVVSTPQNVALADAKKGVAMFQQESINVPVLGIVENMAYFTPQELPNNKYYIFGEQGAKNLSEDLQVPFLGEIPLVQSLRESGDIGRPAALQEETPLEESFKEITRNMVQETVNRNKSLPPTEAIKITTMAGCSAVKTK, from the coding sequence ATGAAATTAGATAGAAAAGAAATAATCAGAGCATTAGAATCTATTAGTGTTGCCGGAGAAGGTAAAAACATGGTAGAAGGAGGTGCTTTGCAAAACGTTATGACTTTTGGTGATGAGGTTATTGTCGATCTAGTATTAAGTTCGCCTGCACTTCATATAAAAAAGAGGGCAGAGGTAGATGTGATGAAAGCTATTCACGAAAAAGTCTATGAAAAAGCAAAAATAAAAGTAAATATTAAGGTTGAAGCACCTGCTACTGAGAAAAAGGCGCCTGAGATTAAAGGAAAACCAATTCCCGGTATTAAAAATATAATTGCCGTAGCCTCAGGAAAAGGAGGTGTAGGAAAATCTACTGTTACAGCAAATTTAGCGGTTACTTTATCCAAAATGGGCTTTAAAGTGGGTGTTTTAGATGCAGATATTTATGGTCCATCAGTACCTATCATGTTTGATGTGGCGGCAGAGCGCCCATTATCTGTGAATGTTGACGGAAAATCTAAAATGAAGCCAGTAGAAAATTATGGAGTTAAAATACTTTCTATAGGGTTTTTTACCAAACCCAACCAGGCTGTGATCTGGAGAGGGCCAATGGCTGCTAAAGCACTAAATCAAATGATTTTTGATGCCGCCTGGGGAGCTCTTGATTTTCTTTTAGTCGATTTGCCTCCGGGAACGGGGGATATTCACCTTTCTATCATGCAATCGCTTCCTATTACCGGTGCTGTTGTGGTGAGTACACCACAAAATGTAGCATTAGCAGATGCTAAAAAAGGAGTGGCGATGTTTCAGCAGGAAAGTATAAACGTACCAGTGCTGGGTATTGTTGAAAATATGGCGTATTTTACCCCACAGGAGTTGCCAAATAACAAGTATTATATTTTTGGCGAGCAGGGAGCTAAAAACCTTTCTGAAGATTTACAGGTGCCGTTTTTAGGAGAAATTCCATTGGTGCAAAGTCTTAGAGAGTCAGGTGATATTGGTCGTCCTGCGGCGCTTCAGGAAGAAACCCCTTTAGAGGAATCTTTTAAGGAGATTACCAGAAATATGGTTCAGGAAACGGTAAATAGAAACAAAAGCTTACCTCCAACCGAGGCGATTAAGATCACCACGATGGCTGGATGTAGTGCGGTTAAAACTAAGTAA
- a CDS encoding NifU family protein has protein sequence MTSEEIKLNVEKALAEIRPFLESDGGDISLVAIEDDRLVKVQLEGACVGCSVNQMTLKSGVEMTIKKYVPQIEEVINIQK, from the coding sequence ATGACAAGCGAAGAAATAAAACTTAATGTAGAGAAGGCATTAGCCGAAATTCGCCCTTTTTTAGAAAGTGATGGGGGGGATATCTCTTTGGTTGCGATTGAAGACGACCGTTTAGTAAAGGTACAGTTAGAGGGGGCTTGTGTGGGTTGCTCTGTAAATCAAATGACTTTAAAGTCTGGGGTAGAAATGACTATTAAAAAGTATGTGCCCCAGATAGAGGAAGTAATAAATATCCAGAAGTAA
- a CDS encoding NAD(P)/FAD-dependent oxidoreductase: MIKTDMIIVGAGPTGLFTVFEAGLLKLKCHLIDALPQPGGQCSEIYPKKPIYDIPGFPEVLAGDLVSNLMEQIKAFEPGFTLGERAETIDKQEDGSFIVTTNKGTKHHAPVVVIAGGLGSFEPRKPPIPNIIDFEDKGVAYMIKEPEVYRDKKVVIAGGGDSALDWAIFLADVASEVSLVHRRQEFRGALDSVEKVEELSKIGKIKLVTNAEIVDLKGEEDLEAVVIRHKDTALGEEIKETDYFIPLFGLSPKLGPIGDWGLEIEKNAIKVDNTYDYQTNIPGVYAVGDVNTYPGKLKLILCGFHEAAIMCQSAYQRIFPDKKYVMKYTTVSGVNGFDGSRKEAKKEVVKSIN; encoded by the coding sequence ATGATTAAAACAGATATGATAATTGTTGGTGCAGGACCAACAGGCCTTTTTACTGTTTTTGAAGCAGGATTGTTAAAATTAAAATGTCATCTTATCGACGCCTTACCACAACCTGGGGGGCAATGTTCAGAAATATATCCTAAGAAACCCATATATGATATTCCCGGTTTTCCAGAAGTGCTCGCAGGAGATCTTGTAAGTAATTTAATGGAGCAAATTAAAGCTTTTGAACCAGGTTTTACTTTGGGTGAGCGTGCTGAAACCATCGATAAACAAGAAGACGGTAGTTTTATAGTAACTACCAATAAAGGAACAAAGCACCATGCGCCGGTAGTTGTTATTGCCGGTGGTTTAGGAAGTTTCGAGCCCAGAAAACCACCTATTCCCAATATTATAGATTTTGAGGATAAAGGTGTAGCATATATGATTAAAGAACCAGAAGTGTATCGCGATAAAAAAGTAGTTATTGCGGGCGGAGGTGATTCTGCTTTAGACTGGGCTATTTTTCTTGCCGATGTAGCTTCAGAGGTTTCTTTAGTTCACAGGAGACAGGAGTTTAGAGGAGCTTTAGATTCCGTAGAAAAGGTAGAAGAATTATCCAAAATTGGTAAGATAAAGCTGGTGACCAATGCTGAGATTGTTGATCTTAAAGGAGAAGAAGACCTGGAAGCAGTTGTAATAAGACATAAGGATACGGCTCTTGGAGAAGAGATTAAAGAAACCGATTATTTTATTCCTTTATTTGGTTTATCACCAAAGCTGGGCCCAATTGGTGATTGGGGACTGGAAATTGAAAAGAACGCTATAAAAGTTGATAATACGTATGATTATCAAACTAATATCCCTGGTGTGTATGCAGTTGGGGATGTAAATACTTATCCTGGTAAATTAAAGTTGATTCTTTGCGGTTTTCATGAAGCTGCAATTATGTGCCAGAGTGCTTATCAACGTATATTTCCTGATAAGAAATACGTGATGAAATATACGACCGTAAGTGGGGTTAATGGTTTCGACGGAAGTAGGAAAGAAGCTAAGAAAGAAGTAGTTAAAAGTATAAATTAG
- a CDS encoding 2Fe-2S iron-sulfur cluster-binding protein, giving the protein MSDIKITIIDREGEAHTVDAPTDMNMNLMEVIRSYELAPEGTIGICGGMAMCASCQCYVLNLEHMLPEQSFEEEDMLDQAFFVEDNSRLSCQIPITEDLDGLEVKLAPEST; this is encoded by the coding sequence ATGTCTGATATAAAAATAACCATCATTGACAGGGAAGGAGAAGCACATACTGTAGATGCACCTACAGATATGAATATGAACTTAATGGAAGTAATTCGTTCTTACGAACTAGCACCTGAAGGTACGATTGGTATCTGTGGTGGGATGGCCATGTGTGCGTCCTGCCAGTGTTACGTGCTTAATTTGGAGCATATGTTACCGGAGCAGAGTTTTGAAGAGGAAGATATGTTGGATCAGGCATTCTTTGTAGAGGATAATAGCCGATTAAGTTGCCAAATTCCAATTACGGAAGATCTGGATGGTCTGGAAGTTAAATTAGCACCGGAGTCTACTTAG